ACCCAGTTCCTGATCGAATCCGTCACGCTGACGCTGATCGGAGGAGTGATCGGCATCCTGGTAGGCTGGGGATCAGCTTCGTTGATTTCCTATTTCGCTGGCTGGCCGTCGCTCGTTTCCTGGCAGGTTGTCACCGGAGCCATGCTGTTCTCGATGATCATCGGAGTCGTTTTCGGACTGCTTCCAGCCAACAAAGCATCAAGACTCGATCCAATCGCGGCATTGAGGTATGAATAGACATGAAGCGGGTGCCCTTTCGAGGTCCAGCTATCTGTTAGATTTGGAAAAAGTGCAGCGGATGCCTAAAAAGGTTCTCGCTGCATTTTTAACTGGAAAAAAACGAGCATAATTTCCAATTCGCTATATTATTCAAAAAGTCGCTATAAAAAGGAAAAACTCGCTATAAAACTCAGAAAGTCGCTATAAAAAAGAGAATCTCGCTATATAAATAAAAAAGTCGCTATATAAAAAACTTTTCTCTGAAAAATCAGTTTCATGGTTTCATATGTATAGCTTTTTGCGCCAGATGAAGAATGGATTTCATTAAAAAAAGTGGGTGAACGCAATGACTTGCCATCATTTTATTGCAACAATGAGGCCGATTGAGGAATTCCATGTTAAAGGCCAGGATTATCCTTTTATAAGTGGTGAGGCTTATAAGAAGGAGCTTCCGCTTTCTCTTCCATATGTGTATGAATTCGGAGGCGAAGATGTCGAATTTATCTCATTTCTGGATGACTTCATGGAGTTTGGCGATGTTGTTGAGTTTTACATATATGAAGAAGGGAAGCGGGGGAGGCCTTTGTCTCTCAATCTTCCCGAAGAAGCCCGGACAATTAATCTATTGAAAAAGACCTATAGAGATGAATATGGGGAATACCAGCTGGACGAGAAAGAATGGAAAGAACAGCTCGCCAGAAAAACGATTGCTTCGAAGCGAAGTATTACCACCTTCGTGAAATATTGAAATTCAAAGCGGGGCATAACCACATTTGTGAAATATTGAAATTCGAAGCGGTGCATTACCACATTTGTGAAATATTGAAATTCGAAGCGTGGCATCATTACATTCATGAAATGTTGAACCTCGAAGCGGAGTCTCATCAATGTATCGAACATCATCCAACACGCATCATATAAAATCTAGCCCTCAGGCCACTTGAGAGAGTTCCAAGTGGCCTTTGTTATACCGTTACCAATCGATCATCATGGATACGATCTAGTTTTTCTTTGATTAAATCAGCGAATTCATCAGGCTGGTCAATGTACAAAAGCACTTTTTGCACTTCTTTTTCCTGGCCAAAATATCCTCTTGCGATGACGGGTTGCTTGAAGACGATTTCATATTTTGCTTCATCGCTCATCCCGAAAATCCGGGTGAGTGCCCGGGGGAAGGCGGTGGCGTGGAATACCCCTTTTTCATGGATGATCCCGCCGCTATTGTTGTATTTCAGTTTTGCTGGCTGGATGGTTTCAATTTCATTTAAGGTGAAACTCAATCGCCTGCGAGCGCCAATCTGGATGTGGACAGCATTCTTTTTCAACAGGATCGGTGTATTCCTCAACAGATTATAATCTCCCATTATGTAAAAGACGCTGTAAATATGAAGCAGCAGCATGGCCAGGGCAATTTCCGGCGCTTCTTTTCTCAAATATATATGGAAGACAATCATCTCGATGACCTGTTCATGGACGAGGGCGAGATATAGCCAGAAGTAGCTGGAATTCTTATGATAATAGAAAGTCTCCCGACCCCGGGACGGAAGTTTCCATTTAAAAAAAGCATAAAACAGGATCATCATTTCTTTTTTATAGATTAACAGCAAGGGGTTCTCCGTAATTTTTCCCTTCCTATATAAAAGAAACAAATGCACAAGAAAGCCTTCGAGAAGCACAACAACAATGATGCCCGTCACAATCAGGCGCGTTTCCATAAAGATCCCCCCGTTTACGAGTATCGTTTCATTTGGAACCAATAGATCAAGTACTGCGCAACTCCCATGACGATGAACAGAATGATCGGCAAATATGGAATGTGACTGAAGTAAGCGGTAAGGGCAATCGCGACCGGAATGGATAGAGCAAAGAAGATGTACACCTTTCTCGTCGCCTTAAAAGTCAGCCATTGCATCCCTTCGTCTTCTTCACGCATTTCCATCGGGATGATCTGTGGTTTTATCGGATCTTCAGGATTACGTTTGTTATAAAGCGGAATTACGGCAATCATGATGAGAATCGGAATGCCGAGCACCATTGGGTCGATTTTAAGCCATGCCGGTACATGCTCGCTATAATAGTTGCCAATCATGATGATGCCCAGCCCTAATATTAGGACAACGTTGAATAACGGTGATTGAAACGTTCTTTTTAACACGGTCATTCCTCTCCTTCTAAGCGAAATACTTCTTCCACAGGCACTTGGAAAGCAGCTGCGATCTTTAAGGCAAGGGTGACGGATGGGGCGTAATCGCCCTTTTCAATTAGTCCAATAGTCTGCCTCGTCACGCCAATCTTGTCCGCCAAGTCTTGCTGTGAAAAACGGAATCTCGCACGGTATTCACGAACAGAGTTTTTCAGCATTTACATGTTTACTCCTTTGGAAATATTTGTTTTTATACTTAAAATGTAATATATCCTTTGCATTTTGTAAATGATTTTTAACATTTGTTTTTTAAAAAATTAGAAAGTAAACTATATGATATGGTAAAAAGAGGTTTATTTTACTAAAAAGTGGTTGTAAGATAGATGAGGGATAACATAGTATAAAGATTGGTATTCGTAGGTATAAAGGAGGGGTTATCGTGCTCGAAATTAAGGGGTTATCAAAAACATATGGCTCGAAAGTAGCTGTGGATTCGCTTTCCTTCACCGTTTCTCCAGGGGAGGTATTTGGACTTTTGGGAAGAAATGGCGCGGGAAAGACGACAACCATCAAAATGATGTTAGGCTTGGTCGCACCTGATAGCGGAAGCGTCAGCTGGGATCATCAAAAGGGATTGAGGCATGCGTCATATGGCTATTTGCCAGAGGAAAGAGGTTTGTATCCAAAGACCAAGGTTGTGGAGCAACTTTCCTATTTTGCAAAGCTTGAAGGCATGGGAAAAAACGATATCAAGAAAAGCATAGATTACTGGATTGAGAGATTCGATATCGGCATGTACAAGAATAAGCTTGCCGGCGATTTATCGAAAGGTAATCAGCAAAAGGTTCAATTAGTTGCGACCCTCTTACATAATCCGGATCTCATCATCCTTGATGAGCCTTTCAGCGGGCTCGATCCAGTTAATACAAACTTACTGACTGAAGTGATTCTGGAAGAAAAGGAAAAGGGAAAAGTCATCATCATGTCCAGCCATCAGATGGACCAGGTTGAGAAATTTTGCAAAGATGTGGTGCTTATGAAGGATGGGAAAGCAGTCATCTCTGGGGATTTGGCTGCTGTGAAAGATTCGTATGGAATGATGAATCTATCACTATACGGAAATCTTCCTGGGCTGGCCAAGTTCTGTGCAGCTCATGACTATCCATTTGCGGAAGAAGCGAAAAGAATTATTGTTTCGCTGAAAAAAGAACAAGATCCTTTAATCATTCTTTCACAATTAAAACAAGAAGGAGTGGGAGTCAGTGAGGTAACTTACCTGCAGCCAACCCTTCATCAAATCTTTATCGATAAGGTGGGGTCATAACATGAAGGCGCTCGGAACTGCGTTTCTTTTTCATTTTAAGGAGCAAACTCGCTCCAAAGGATTCAGGATTACCTCGATCGTTCTTTCTTTGTTGATTCTTGGATTCTTCGCCTACAATCATTTCATGTCAAAAGAAGAAGAAGTCCGTGTCTCTGTTATTAACAATTCGGACTTTCAAGTGGATGAAGACGGGCTGAAAGGCATGATTGAGGGTTTGCAGCTATCAGTAAAGGATGCGGGCGATGTCGATTCAGAAAAGGGGAAAATCAAAGAGCAGGACCTCGATCATCTCGTCATCATCGACCAAAAAGACACCCTTCCAACAGTGGAGTATTTCTATCACCGGATGCCTGATCCGAACGTAATCTTTGCTTTTTCAACCCAGCTGCAGCAGCAATACCTGCAGAATGTATCAAGCGAAAATAATCTTTCTGGCGATGTGGTGGCTGACTTGTTCACGCAAATACCTGTGGAGAGGAATATGCTTGCCGAAAACAATGGCAGCCTCGGAATCGTATATGTCTTCATCTTCTTGATGTATACCTTCATCCTGATGTTCGGCCAGGGAATTGCCATGAGCATTACAGGTGAAAAATCCACACGCGTAATGGAAGTCATGATCACAAAAATCAAGCCGATCTACATGCTGTTTGCCAAGGTACTCTCCAACCTTGCTGCGGGTCTTATCCAGGTATCAATCTTTTTCCTTGCCGGCTATCTGGCTTACCTGCTGGGGTGGATGAACACGGATCAATTCAGTGTGTTCGGATTCTCCTTTGATCTCTCACAAGTTGGACCTGGCTTGATATTCGCTTTCGTTTTCTTTTTTGCCGGCGGTTACCTGGTATACGCCCTTTGTTTTGCCGCACTTGGTTCTGTTATCTCTCGTACGGAAGACCTCGGCAGTGTCATGGGCCCAGTCATCATGCTCGTCATGGGTGCATTGATGGTAGGAATCAAGACCATGATGGATCCAACAGGTGCATTGGTCACATTCTCAACCTATTTCCCATTCTTTTCACCGATCGTCGCTTTCTCAAAGTATGTAATGGGTGAGTTAACGACTGGAGAACTGCTATTAAGCGGAGCAGTTTTGGTCGCATCGATCCTGTTGATCGCATACTTAGCTTCACGAATCTATGTAAAAGGCGTAATGGTTTATGGTGAAAAATTCAAATGGTCACAGATGAGCGGGATGTTGAAGAAGGAAAAAACAGAAGTGCTATAAATGTGGAAATTTGAATCGGGCGCCGTTTACGGCTCCGGTCTTTTTTCTTGCTAAAATACGGACCGGAATTCGCTTTTCAACCAGAGAAGAAACTTTGAAATTTGGCAAAAGCCCATTTAAGAAGAAAGGTATCTCTTATGAACAGGGAGGATCGTTCATAAGGACCTCTAAGAGTGAGAAAGAGACCCTTATGCAGGAGGAAGAGCGATCATAAGGGTCTCTAAGAGTGAGAAAGAGACCCTTATGCAGGAGGAAGAACGATTATAAGGGTCTCTAAGAGTGAGAAAGAGACCCTTATACAGGAGGAAGAGCGTCCAAAAGGGTCTCTAAGAGGAAGAAAGGCACCCATATGCAGGAGGAGAAATGAGGTATACAATCTTATAAATAACCAACCCTGAATTAAGGGCCTTTTTCTATTGTATTTGTTCATTAACCCCTATTGTAAAAATATACCTCTACAGTCAGAGTCAGGGAGTGTCGATATAACATGTATATACTGAAAGTTAGAGGGGCGGGTGACTTTAATGCAGCCAGATTTAAACAGCAGATCTCTTTTTGAAGTTTATAAGTCGTTATTTAATTTCAATCATGATGGGTGTTACGCCCTTGATGTGCAAGGAAATTTCATCGCATTCAATGAGGAGGCTGCGGTGATTACGGGTTACTCGCTGGAAGAGGCTTTGGAAATGAACTTCATCTCGATGATTCATGATGAGTTTGTGGATGATACGATCCAGCAGTTTAAGTCTGTCATATCAGGAGAGCGAACGAAATTTGAAACAGCGATTGTTAAAAATGGCAGCGGTGAACGAATTGATTTGATGATCACCGCTGTCCCGATTTCGGTCGATGGAGAGGTTTTGGGCATTGTCGGATGTGCACAGGATCTTACTGAAAAAAAGGAGCTCGAGGCTTTATTGAGGGGCCAGAATAGAGTCCTTAAAATGATGGCGAAGGGAGCCTCCTTTCAAGAGGTCCTGGATGAGATGGTCCTCTTTATCGAGAGTTTCACGGA
This portion of the Mesobacillus sp. S13 genome encodes:
- a CDS encoding helix-turn-helix transcriptional regulator codes for the protein MLKNSVREYRARFRFSQQDLADKIGVTRQTIGLIEKGDYAPSVTLALKIAAAFQVPVEEVFRLEGEE
- a CDS encoding ABC transporter permease, with amino-acid sequence MKALGTAFLFHFKEQTRSKGFRITSIVLSLLILGFFAYNHFMSKEEEVRVSVINNSDFQVDEDGLKGMIEGLQLSVKDAGDVDSEKGKIKEQDLDHLVIIDQKDTLPTVEYFYHRMPDPNVIFAFSTQLQQQYLQNVSSENNLSGDVVADLFTQIPVERNMLAENNGSLGIVYVFIFLMYTFILMFGQGIAMSITGEKSTRVMEVMITKIKPIYMLFAKVLSNLAAGLIQVSIFFLAGYLAYLLGWMNTDQFSVFGFSFDLSQVGPGLIFAFVFFFAGGYLVYALCFAALGSVISRTEDLGSVMGPVIMLVMGALMVGIKTMMDPTGALVTFSTYFPFFSPIVAFSKYVMGELTTGELLLSGAVLVASILLIAYLASRIYVKGVMVYGEKFKWSQMSGMLKKEKTEVL
- a CDS encoding ABC transporter ATP-binding protein; this encodes MLEIKGLSKTYGSKVAVDSLSFTVSPGEVFGLLGRNGAGKTTTIKMMLGLVAPDSGSVSWDHQKGLRHASYGYLPEERGLYPKTKVVEQLSYFAKLEGMGKNDIKKSIDYWIERFDIGMYKNKLAGDLSKGNQQKVQLVATLLHNPDLIILDEPFSGLDPVNTNLLTEVILEEKEKGKVIIMSSHQMDQVEKFCKDVVLMKDGKAVISGDLAAVKDSYGMMNLSLYGNLPGLAKFCAAHDYPFAEEAKRIIVSLKKEQDPLIILSQLKQEGVGVSEVTYLQPTLHQIFIDKVGS